The Rhododendron vialii isolate Sample 1 chromosome 8a, ASM3025357v1 genome has a window encoding:
- the LOC131299015 gene encoding uncharacterized protein LOC131299015 isoform X1 — MVVAATTADSSSSSSSSSSQSSTCFRELDHVFLQTQTRIWLGEVLHTRLDGQLNISDLLADGELLFEVSKIIWTMLLAKCKELRHLKGYKHNPIGSWKSSGRYRPYSNVDSFLKICRILGLSCIDLFSPSDVVEKRDTRKVCICIRSLSRKARSKQLNVPDFDIVTYPVTMPTNMVGCLRRSLELSNRSFTSSANYTPFRPSKLKFRQENSFDDCYSEASDDTANTYMGVPSYSSSTNCNYDSVPLKDADLENSLGVSSVIKKHTSELGASQGDNKDQKGNEYGGHRKLSCLAEPAIQVESDPLDNSKSSRSVDSQLRSCIRVSHINKRGRYRHKIGGLDLSEVDSGSRNDESIMWDSLDDNMEERFCTSHQLQFPDVVVFGTDYSYPVVFDEEDSVFSLLWDTDSYGLNSTGRNSRSGYGRRLSDDFEDVEVSSVTSMSSLVLRVLNLEFDDQFDADDLRSANVDSIYFQNCEADNSLDRGSTGACEIQDVAKDENTMHGLVSEISHLETKLWNFSFSTHPMDYQEHVRSFNNEVGVSEMDLLEVLPLKHTQFFVPDNAKEVNGGVTMVELDSVITARQSNCLPVACSSIIRDGRYDDSTASSHGVLVKGDERHRLSNADDEGGLKHHSVSIQNINSLGTLTPYMVAVDNHTVDHNFVKCQPASEKHLCSKRECSDTIGRKDRASPERDEDLHYCEEHSSKDKIKSDIIDDLAEVSERREAANPSPSPGMPHRRPLLKTVVRGTALFGMLFLLLHLRCRNGREKGGKVSKKLSQVQTADSMERRPRKEQQGSRVNGFYPAGKLKFGN, encoded by the exons ttcttcttcttcccaatCCTCCACCTGCTTTCGTGAACTTGACCATGTCTTCTTGCAG ACTCAAACAAGAATATGGCTTGGAGAAGTCCTGCACACAAGATTGGATGGCCAGCTGAATATTTCTGATTTACTTGCTGATGGGGAACTGct GTTTGAAGTTTCCAAAATAATATGGACAATGTTGTTGGCAAAGTGCAAGGAGCTAAGGCACTTAAAAGGCTATAAACATAATCCCATTGGTTCATGGAAGAGCAGCGGCAGATATAGGCCTTACTCTAATGTTGACTCATTTTTGAAG ATATGCAGAATTTTGGGATTGAGTTGCATTGATCTCTTCTCCCCTTCAGATGTTGTTGAGAAAAGAGATACTCGAAAAGTTTGTATTTGCATTCGTTCCCTCTCAAGGAAAGCCAGGTCTAAGCAATTAAAT GTGCCCGATTTTGATATTGTTACCTATCCAGTAACAATGCCCACCAATATGGTTGGATGCCTGCGAAGAAGTTTGGAACTCTCAAACCGCAGCTTTACAAGTTCAGCTAATTACACTCCCTTCAGACCATCGAAATTAAAATTTCGGCAG GAAAATTCATTTGATGATTGTTATTCTGAAGCATCTGATGATACGGCAAACACTTATATGGGAGTTCCATCTTATAGCTCATCAACAAACTGTAATTATGATTCTGTTCCACTTAAAGATGCAGATTTAGAGAATTCTCTCGGAGTATCTTCAGTGATAAAGAAGCATACTTCAGAATTAGGGGCATCACAAGGTGataataaagaccaaaaaggCAATGAATATGGAGGGCACCGTAAATTATCTTGTTTAGCAGAACCAGCAATACAGGTTGAGAGTGATCCACTGGACAACAGTAAGTCATCCCGTAGTGTCGATTCTCAACTGAGATCATGTATTAGGGTTTCGCATATAAATAAGCGAGGAAGGTATAGGCATAAAATAGGTGGACTGGACCTCAGTGAAGTTGATTCTGGCAGTAGAAATGATGAGTCTATCATGTGGGATTCTCTGGATGATAATATGGAAGAAAGATTTTGTACATCCCATCAGTTGCAATTTCCAGATGTGGTTGTCTTTGGAACTGATTACAGTTATCCTGTTGTATTTGATGAAGAAGACAGCGTTTTTAGTTTGCTATGGGATACTGATTCATATGGATTAAACTCAACTGGAAGGAATTCACGAAGTGGATATGGAAGGAGATTATCTGATGATTTTGAAGATGTGGAAGTGTCCTCTGTCACCAGCATGAGCTCTTTAGTACTTCGAGTGCTGAACTTGGAGTTCGATGATCAATTTGATGCGGACGATTTGAGAAGTGCCAATGTTGACAGTATTTACTTTCAGAATTGTGAGGCTGACAACAGCCTGGACAGGGGTTCAACAGGGGCATGTGAAATACAGGACGTGGCCAAGGATGAAAACACCATGCATGGTTTAGTTTCTGAAATCTCCCATCTTGAAACAAAACTCTGGAACTTCAGCTTTTCTACACACCCCATGGACTATCAAGAACATGTACGTTCATTTAATAATGAAGTTGGTGTATCTGAAATGGATTTATTAGAGGTCCTGCCCTTGAAGCATACCCAGTTTTTTGTACCAGACAATGCCAAGGAGGTAAATGGTGGTGTGACCATGGTTGAATTGGATTCGGTCATTACAGCACGTCAGAGCAATTGTCTTCCAGTAGCTTGCAGTAGCATTATTAGGGATGGAAGGTATGATGATTCAACTGCTTCAAGCCATGGAGTTCTTGTTAAAGGGGATGAACGCCACAGGCTAAGCAACGCGGATGATGAAGGTGGACTAAAGCATCATTCTGTATCAATTCAAAATATAAATAGCCTAGGTACTCTGACACCTTACATGGTCGCTGTAGATAACCATACTGTTGATCATAATTTTGTCAAATGTCAACCTGCATCTGAAAAGCATCTGTGCTCAAAAAGGGAATGTTCAGATACCATAGGTAGAAAAGATCGAGCATCTCCAGAACGCGATGAGGATCTTCATTATTGTGAAGAACATAGCAGTAAG GACAAGATTAAGAGTGACATTATAGATGATCTGGCTGAAGTTTCAGAAAGGAGAGAGGCTGcaaatccaagtccatcaccAGGCATGCCCCACAGAAGGCCACTGCTGAAGACAGTTGTGAGAGGCACAGCTCTGTTTGGCATGCTGTTTCTCTTGCTTCATCTCAG GTGTAGAAACGGCAGAGAGAAGGGAGGTAAAGTCAGCAAGAAATTGAGTCAGGTTCAAACAGCAGATAGCATGGAGCGTAGACCAAGGAAAGAGCAACAGGGAAGTAGAGTAAACGGGTTCTATCCCGCTGGAAAGTTAAAATTTGGGAATTAG
- the LOC131299015 gene encoding uncharacterized protein LOC131299015 isoform X2, with amino-acid sequence MVVAATTADSSSSSSSSSSQSSTCFRELDHVFLQTQTRIWLGEVLHTRLDGQLNISDLLADGELLFEVSKIIWTMLLAKCKELRHLKGYKHNPIGSWKSSGRYRPYSNVDSFLKICRILGLSCIDLFSPSDVVEKRDTRKVCICIRSLSRKARSKQLNVPDFDIVTYPVTMPTNMVGCLRRSLELSNRSFTSSANYTPFRPSKLKFRQENSFDDCYSEASDDTANTYMGVPSYSSSTNCNYDSVPLKDADLENSLGVSSVIKKHTSELGASQGDNKDQKGNEYGGHRKLSCLAEPAIQVESDPLDNSKSSRSVDSQLRSCIRVSHINKRGRYRHKIGGLDLSEVDSGSRNDESIMWDSLDDNMEERFCTSHQLQFPDVVVFGTDYSYPVVFDEEDSVFSLLWDTDSYGLNSTGRNSRSGYGRRLSDDFEDVEVSSVTSMSSLVLRVLNLEFDDQFDADDLRSANVDSIYFQNCEADNSLDRGSTGACEIQDVAKDENTMHGLVSEISHLETKLWNFSFSTHPMDYQEHVRSFNNEVGVSEMDLLEVLPLKHTQFFVPDNAKEVNGGVTMVELDSVITARQSNCLPVACSSIIRDGRYDDSTASSHGVLVKGDERHRLSNADDEGGLKHHSVSIQNINSLGTLTPYMVAVDNHTVDHNFVKCQPASEKHLCSKRECSDTIGRKDRASPERDEDLHYCEEHSSKDKIKSDIIDDLAEVSERREAANPSPSPGMPHRRPLLKTVVRGTALFGMLFLLLHLSHPLSVLAVTMVVDATGFTAGVETAERREVKSARN; translated from the exons ttcttcttcttcccaatCCTCCACCTGCTTTCGTGAACTTGACCATGTCTTCTTGCAG ACTCAAACAAGAATATGGCTTGGAGAAGTCCTGCACACAAGATTGGATGGCCAGCTGAATATTTCTGATTTACTTGCTGATGGGGAACTGct GTTTGAAGTTTCCAAAATAATATGGACAATGTTGTTGGCAAAGTGCAAGGAGCTAAGGCACTTAAAAGGCTATAAACATAATCCCATTGGTTCATGGAAGAGCAGCGGCAGATATAGGCCTTACTCTAATGTTGACTCATTTTTGAAG ATATGCAGAATTTTGGGATTGAGTTGCATTGATCTCTTCTCCCCTTCAGATGTTGTTGAGAAAAGAGATACTCGAAAAGTTTGTATTTGCATTCGTTCCCTCTCAAGGAAAGCCAGGTCTAAGCAATTAAAT GTGCCCGATTTTGATATTGTTACCTATCCAGTAACAATGCCCACCAATATGGTTGGATGCCTGCGAAGAAGTTTGGAACTCTCAAACCGCAGCTTTACAAGTTCAGCTAATTACACTCCCTTCAGACCATCGAAATTAAAATTTCGGCAG GAAAATTCATTTGATGATTGTTATTCTGAAGCATCTGATGATACGGCAAACACTTATATGGGAGTTCCATCTTATAGCTCATCAACAAACTGTAATTATGATTCTGTTCCACTTAAAGATGCAGATTTAGAGAATTCTCTCGGAGTATCTTCAGTGATAAAGAAGCATACTTCAGAATTAGGGGCATCACAAGGTGataataaagaccaaaaaggCAATGAATATGGAGGGCACCGTAAATTATCTTGTTTAGCAGAACCAGCAATACAGGTTGAGAGTGATCCACTGGACAACAGTAAGTCATCCCGTAGTGTCGATTCTCAACTGAGATCATGTATTAGGGTTTCGCATATAAATAAGCGAGGAAGGTATAGGCATAAAATAGGTGGACTGGACCTCAGTGAAGTTGATTCTGGCAGTAGAAATGATGAGTCTATCATGTGGGATTCTCTGGATGATAATATGGAAGAAAGATTTTGTACATCCCATCAGTTGCAATTTCCAGATGTGGTTGTCTTTGGAACTGATTACAGTTATCCTGTTGTATTTGATGAAGAAGACAGCGTTTTTAGTTTGCTATGGGATACTGATTCATATGGATTAAACTCAACTGGAAGGAATTCACGAAGTGGATATGGAAGGAGATTATCTGATGATTTTGAAGATGTGGAAGTGTCCTCTGTCACCAGCATGAGCTCTTTAGTACTTCGAGTGCTGAACTTGGAGTTCGATGATCAATTTGATGCGGACGATTTGAGAAGTGCCAATGTTGACAGTATTTACTTTCAGAATTGTGAGGCTGACAACAGCCTGGACAGGGGTTCAACAGGGGCATGTGAAATACAGGACGTGGCCAAGGATGAAAACACCATGCATGGTTTAGTTTCTGAAATCTCCCATCTTGAAACAAAACTCTGGAACTTCAGCTTTTCTACACACCCCATGGACTATCAAGAACATGTACGTTCATTTAATAATGAAGTTGGTGTATCTGAAATGGATTTATTAGAGGTCCTGCCCTTGAAGCATACCCAGTTTTTTGTACCAGACAATGCCAAGGAGGTAAATGGTGGTGTGACCATGGTTGAATTGGATTCGGTCATTACAGCACGTCAGAGCAATTGTCTTCCAGTAGCTTGCAGTAGCATTATTAGGGATGGAAGGTATGATGATTCAACTGCTTCAAGCCATGGAGTTCTTGTTAAAGGGGATGAACGCCACAGGCTAAGCAACGCGGATGATGAAGGTGGACTAAAGCATCATTCTGTATCAATTCAAAATATAAATAGCCTAGGTACTCTGACACCTTACATGGTCGCTGTAGATAACCATACTGTTGATCATAATTTTGTCAAATGTCAACCTGCATCTGAAAAGCATCTGTGCTCAAAAAGGGAATGTTCAGATACCATAGGTAGAAAAGATCGAGCATCTCCAGAACGCGATGAGGATCTTCATTATTGTGAAGAACATAGCAGTAAG GACAAGATTAAGAGTGACATTATAGATGATCTGGCTGAAGTTTCAGAAAGGAGAGAGGCTGcaaatccaagtccatcaccAGGCATGCCCCACAGAAGGCCACTGCTGAAGACAGTTGTGAGAGGCACAGCTCTGTTTGGCATGCTGTTTCTCTTGCTTCATCTCAG CCATCCATTATCGGTTCTCGCTGTTACTATGGTTGTTGATGCCACTGGATTCACTGCAGGTGTAGAAACGGCAGAGAGAAGGGAGGTAAAGTCAGCAAGAAATTGA